A section of the Alligator mississippiensis isolate rAllMis1 chromosome 8, rAllMis1, whole genome shotgun sequence genome encodes:
- the CASKIN2 gene encoding caskin-2 isoform X4 encodes MMGREQEMIQAVKNGDVPGVQKLVAKVKASKSKLLGSAKRLNVNYQDADGFSALHHAALGGSLELISLLLEAQATVDIKDSNGMRPLHYAAWQGRVEPVRMLLRASATVNMASLDGQIPLHLSAQYGHYEVSEMLLQHQSNPCLINKAKKTPLDLACEFGRLKVAQLLLNSHMCVALLEGQSKDSSDPNYTTPLHLAAKNGHKEIIRQLLKAGIEINKQTKTGTALHEAALYGKTEVVRLLLEGGVDVNIRNTYNQTALDIVNQFTTSHASKDIKQLLREASGILKVRALKDFWNLHDPTALNIRAGDVITVLEQHADGRWKGHIHDAQKGTDRVGYFPPSIVEVISKRAAGDRNSVGSEGSIGSIRSAGSGQSTEGTSGHSTGLLIENAKPLPPGGEDLPQHLLGADPRNGQPHSVLGPLGHQNLANCTPSDRGFSHHYLRPEQLLEGKDAEAIYNWLSEFQLESYTTNFLSAGYDVPTISRMTPEDLTAIGVTKPGHRKKISTEIGQLSIAEWLPNYIPVDLMEWLSAIGLPQYHKKLVNNGYDSITILTELTWEDLQEIGINKLGHQKKIMLAVKKLRDLRKSLNQAEANPATRKIPGTLDIVTIESIENGECQSPHTPKMITFQDSELSYELQTAMSNSCQETLTIKSSQGMSRSQESIGVRSRGSGHSQDNMLSRTALSSHSQESLGSGSSSSSSGHSSTQPQQKEGVGLPSGRSTQESGGKHVSQPSAVEGLNGCSHGAGGNPLKERNLPEGTDQYQHPVAPKGNGLPMPPCTPPPCTPPQTPSKGSAPYVFMYPHISLKSHPGSSPLAPEHPKTPAHLPPHFSPAQKSSLQSSAQKAFSYLHARCTGTEAPHMPPKPGVTPGPWQPGDQPNGDIFKHKKRSHSLNRYALSDGEHEDEDAPTSTLGSYATLTRRPGRSQVPRTCVQTNSKVSRSQSFAIRAKRKGPPPPPPKRLSSVSSAQAMEAESEQGPETDRRPLSSPDVVNVGHSSGLGTSEVSGSRTVKSLAAMLEGAPAGGSPPKPPLLHKPPNPDQSSMPRATLDDRETGGARDACSSWLVASEWDGVEGNKPRRRTLSEPSVPLTEALQGSLEDVRSDTEEEPHAGGEEGGVSSSSSQNSSSECIPFAEEGNLTIKQRPKPTGQLRADAATPDSEPPCASPGMSPGAAREPEMPEFNLTESDTVKRRPRCREREPLQAVLKAFSLAGQSEDLGSPCPQYAQAQAVSIMGPASPTPGTPPPPADALDDDSVEFRIAEIEKSILSLEKGIRKRPVPLRAASPAEMHGAAVLRTPTTGADASAKHTSVASTKLVFSGPKTTYQQVPQMPRSTVAPWAATNMALDAAVVPCPGTKGAGNSGEPMVAKPLDAAWAQQRLEQTSSSLRAALQVAEKITAEEADSHCGAEPLTKNILEDISNMFDDLADQLDAMLE; translated from the exons AGCTCCTGGGATCAGCTAAGCGCCTGAACGTGAATTACCAGGACGCAGATGG GTTCTCCGCCTTGCACCATGCGGCCCTGGGCGGGAGCCTGGAgctcatctccctgctgctggaggcacAGGCCACTGTTGACATCAAGGACAGCAACG GGATGCGCCCACTGCACTATGCcgcctggcagggcagggtggagccAGTCCGTATGCTGCTACGGGCATCAGCCACGGTCAACATGGCATCGCTGGATGGGCAGATCCCACTGCACCTctctgcacagtatgggcactaCGAGGTG TcggagatgctgctgcagcaccagtccaacccctgcctcatCAACAAAGCCAAGAAAACCCCCCTGGACCTGGCCTGTGAGTTCGGTCGGCTGAAG GTGGCCCAGTTGCTGCTGAACAGTCACATGTGTGTCGCGCTCCTGGAGGGACAGTCAAAAGACTCGAGCGACCCCAACTACACCACCCCTCTGCACCTAGCAGCCAAGAACGGGCACAAGGAGAtcatcag GCAGCTACTGAAAGCTGGGATCGAGATCAACAAGCAGACCAAGACAGGAACAGCCCTGCATGAGGCGGCACTGTACGGGAAGACGGAGGTGGTGCGCCTGCTGCTGGAA GGTGGTGTGGACGTGAACATCCGTAACACCTACAACCAGACGGCCCTGGACATCGTGAACCAGTTCACCACCTCTCACGCCAGCAAGGACATCAAGCAGCTGCTGAGAG AGGCATCAGGAATCCTGAAAGTCCGGGCGCTGAAGGATTTTTGGAACCTGCATGACCCAACAGCTCTCAACATTCGGGCAGGAGATGTCATCACG GTCCTGGAGCAGCACGCAGACGGGCGCTGGAAGGGGCACATCCACGATGCTCAGAAAGGCACGGACCGCGTGGGCTACTTCCCTCCCTCCATTGTCGAGGTCATCAGCAAGCGAGCAG CAGGAGACAGGAACAGCGTGGGCAGCGAGGGCAGCATCGGCAGCATCCGCAGTGCCGGCAGCGGGCAGAGCACTGAGGGTACCAGTGGGCATAGCACCGGCCTCCTCATCGAGAACGCTAAG CCGCTGCCTCCTGGCGGTGAGGACCTGCCACAGCACCTCCTGGGAGCCGACCCCCGGAACGGGCAGCCCCACTCCGTGCTGG GACCCCTGGGGCACCAGAACCTGGCCAACTGCACCCCCAGCGACAGGGGCTTCTCTCACCACTACCTCCGCCCCGAGCAGCTCCTGGAGGGAAAG GACGCAGAAGCAATTTACAACTGGCTGAGCGAGTTCCAGCTGGAGTCCTACACAACCAACTTCCTCAGTGCCGGCTATGACGTCCCCACCATCAGCCGCATGACCCCCGAG GACCTAACGGCCATTGGCGTGACCAAGCCTGGGCACCGCAAGAAGATCTCCACGGAAATCGGGCAGCTCAGCATCGCCGAGTGGCTGCCTAATTACATTCCT gtggACCTGATGGAGTGGCTGAGCGCCATCGGCCTACCCCAGTACCACAAGAAGCTGGTGAACAACGGCTATGACTCCATCACCATCCTGACGGAGCTGACATGGGAGGACCTGCAAGAGATTGGCATCAACAAGCTGG GCCACCAGAAGAAGATCATGTTGGCTGTCAAGAAACTGAGGGACCTCCGCAAGAGCCTGAACCAGGCTGAAGCCAACCCGGCCACGCGCAAAATCCCCGGCACCCTGGACATCGTTACCATCGAGTCCATCGAGAACGGCGAGTGCCAGTCCCCGCACACCCCGAAGATGATCACCTTCCAGGACAGTGAGCTGAGCTATGAACTTCAGACCGCCATGTCCAACAGCTGCCAGGAAACGCTCACCATTAAGAGCAGCCAGGGCATGTCTCGCAGCCAGGAGAGCATCGGTGTTCGCTCCAGGGGGTCGGGGCATTCCCAGGACAACATGCTGTCCAGAACTGCCCTCTCCAGCCACTCCCAGGAGAGCctgggcagtgggagcagcagcagcagcagcgggcacTCATCCACGCAGCCTCAGCagaaggagggtgtggggctgccaTCCGGGAGGTCCACCCAGGAGAGTGGTGGGAAGCATGTCTCCCAGCCgtctgctgtggaggggctgaatgGCTGCTCCCACGGGGCTGGGGGAAATCCCTTGAAAGAGAGGAACCTGCCCGAAGGAACAGACCAGTACCAGCATCCCGTGGCTCCGAAGGGGAATGGGCTTCCCATGCCACCCTGCACCCCGCCACCCTGCACCCCGCCCCAAACACCCAGCAAGGGCTCTGCTCCCTATGTCTTTATGTACCCTCACATCTCCTTGAAATCCCACCCTGGCTCTTCTCCGCTGGCGCCTGAGCACCCGAAGACCCCAGCACACCTGCCTCCCCATTTCTCGCCCGCCCAGAAGAGCTCACTGCAGTCCTCAGCTCAGAAAGCCTTCTCCTATCTCCATGCCCGATGCACTGGCACAGAGGCCCCTCACATGCCCCCAAAGCCTGGTGtcaccccaggcccctggcagcctggggacCAGCCCAATGGTGACATCTTCAAGCACAAGAAGCGATCACACAGCCTGAACCGCTACGCGCTGTCAGACGGTGAGCACGAGGATGAAGATGCACCCACCAGCACCCTGGGCTCCTACGCCACCCTCACTCGGCGTCCTGGGCGGAGCCAGGTCCCACGCACCTGTGTGCAGACCAACTCCAAGGTCAGCCGCAGCCAGTCCTTTGCCATCCGGGCCAAGAGGAAAGGGCCCCCGCCACCCCCGCCCAAGCGCCTGAGCTCGGTCTCCAGCGCCCAGGCCATGGAGGCAGAGAGCGAGCAGGGGCCAGAGACTGACAGGAGGCCACTTTCCTCCCCAGACGTGGTGAACGTGGGTCACTCGTCCGGACTGGGTaccagtgaagtcagtggcagcAGGACTGTGAAGAGCCTCGCTGCCATGCTGGAGGGGGCTCCGGCAGGTGGGagcccccccaagcctcccctactccacaaGCCCCCAAATCCTGACCAGAGCTCCATGCCTAGAGCAACACTGGACGACCGGGAGACTGGGGGTGCCAGAgatgcctgcagctcctggctggtaGCAAGTGAATGGGACGGTGTTGAGGGCAACAAGCCCCGGAGACGGACACTGAGCGAGCCCAGCGTGCCTCTGACCGAGGCCCTGCAGGGCAGCCTAGAGGACGTCCGGTCGGACACAGAGGAAGAGCCAcatgctggtggggaggagggtggggtcTCCTCCTCATCCTCCCAGAACAGCTCCAGCGAGTGCATCCCTtttgcagaggaaggcaacctgACCATCAAACAGCGGCCAAAGCCCACAGGGCAGCTCCGTGCAGATGCTGCCACACCAGACTCAGAGCCTCCATGCGCCTCCCCTGGGATGTCACCAGGAGCGGCCAGGGAGCCGGAGATGCCCGAGTTCAACCTCACGGAGTCAGACACAGTGAAGCGCCGGCCCCGGTGCAGAGAGCGGGAGCCACTGCAGGCCGTGCTCAAGGCGTTCAGCTTGGCTGGCCAAAGCGAGgacctgggcagcccctgcccacagtaTGCTCAGGCCCAGGCTGTGAGCATCAtgggcccagcctcccccacGCCGGGGACACCGCCACCACCCGCAGACGCACTGGATGACGACAGCGTGGAGTTCCGCATCGCTGAGATCGAGAAGAGCATCCTGTCCCTGGAGAAGGGCATCCGGAAACGCCCCGTCCCCCTGAGAGCCGCTAGCCCAGCAGAAATGCATGGGGCAGCTGTCCTGAGGACGCCGACCACGGGAGCAG ATGCCTCAGCCAAGCACACCTCCGTGGCCTCCACCAAGCTGGTGTTTTCTGGGCCAAAAACCACCTACCAGCAGGTCCCACAGATGCCCCGCAGTACTGTTGCCCCCTGGGCAGCCACCAACATGGCACTGGATGCAGCTGTAGTGCCCTGCCCAGGCACCAAGGGTGCTGGGAACAGCGGGGAGCCCATGGTGGCAAAGCCTCTGGAtgcagcctgggcccagcagaggTTGGAACAaaccagctcctccctgagggCTGCCCTGCAGGTGGCGGAGAAGATAACAGCGGAGGAGGCAGACAG ccacTGCGGGGCCGAGCCCTTGACTAAGAACATCCTGGAGGACATCAGCAACATGTTTGATGACCTGGCTGACCAGCTGGATGCCATGCTGGAATGA